In Cygnus atratus isolate AKBS03 ecotype Queensland, Australia chromosome 5, CAtr_DNAZoo_HiC_assembly, whole genome shotgun sequence, a single window of DNA contains:
- the MAPK1IP1L gene encoding MAPK-interacting and spindle-stabilizing protein-like: MSGTDDFSLADALPDQSPAKTSKVSSTKPGQQPGQPPQGWPASNPWNNPSAPPAGPAGLPPNTSASSVPFGPPPTGMYPSMPPGPPAPFPPPPTGPSCPPPGGPYPPPTVPGPVPPGQYPPPNMPFPELPRPYGGPTEPAAPPAPVGPWGSMPSGAWGPTMGGQYPAPSMPYPPPGPYSAPTQTPGAAPTVPWGTVPPGTWGPSPPGPFPPPTGSYPAPGLYPTPPNPFQVPSGPAGAPSMPGGPHPYR, encoded by the exons ATGTCTGGAACTGATGATTTTTCG TTGGCAGATGCTTTACCAGATCAGTCGCCTGCTAAAACCTCCAAAGTGAGCAGCACGAAGCCCGGCCAGCAGCCTGGTCAGCCGCCGCAGGGCTGGCCGGCATCGAACCCCTGGAACAACCCGAGCGCTCCCCCTGCGGGGCCAGCCGGACTGCCGCCAAACACGTCCGCTTCCAGCGTGCCATTCGGACCTCCGCCAACAGGAATGTATCCTTCAATGCCCCCTGGACCGCCTGctccatttcctcctcctcctaccgGACCCTCTTGCCCTCCTCCTGGAGGTCCATATCCGCCCCCAACTGTGCCAGGTCCTGTCCCACCAGGGCAGTATCCTCCACCAAATATGCCCTTTCCAGAGCTTCCAAGACCTTACGGTGGTCCAACAGAGCCAGCTGCACCTCCGGCTCCTGTTGGGCCCTGGGGATCCATGCCCTCTGGAGCATGGGGACCAACAATGGGAGGGCAGTATCCTGCACCTAGCATGCCATATCCACCCCCAGGGCCATATTCTGCTCCTACCCAGACTCCAGGGGCTGCGCCAACAGTACCATGGGGTACGGTCCCGCCCGGAACATGGGGACCTTCACCGCCAGGTCCGTTTCCTCCACCCACAGGATCATACCCGGCTCCAGGACTGTATCCTACGCCCCCTAATCCTTTTCAAGTGCCATCTGGTCCTGCTGGTGCTCCGTCAATGCCTGGTGGTCCCCAT CCTTACCGTTGA